In Parus major isolate Abel chromosome 8, Parus_major1.1, whole genome shotgun sequence, a single window of DNA contains:
- the TMEM205 gene encoding transmembrane protein 205, protein MKGPVPIQDTMASDTEPSNTIKLLHLLFLSTSWGMQFWVTFVAGFVMSRHLPRHTFGSIQRQLFPYYFHISCTCAFLNLTLFAMSHGSERLGEEHTSQLIIFFICIIASVLNAQCFGQATSASAAELQQMERGHGLGQELGLAASEPRRQLRASNPSYRQLARHFALCHALSSLCNLLCVVCNALSLWHLAAQLPAL, encoded by the exons ATGAAGGGACCTGTCCCCATCCAGGACACCATGGCAAGTGACACGGAGCCCTCCAACACCATCAAACTGCTGCACCTGCTTTTCCTCTCCACCTCCTGGGGAATGCAGTTCTGGGTGACCTTCGTGGCCG GGTTTGTGATGAGCAGGCACCTCCCTCGCCACACCTTCGGCTCCATCCAGCGTCAGCTCTTCCCCTACTACTTCCACATCAGCTGCACCTGTGCTTTCCTCAACCTGACGCTGTTTGCCATGTCCCACGGCAGCGAGCGGCTCGGCGAGGAGCACACGAGCCAG CtcatcatcttcttcatctGCATCATCGCTTCGGTGCTGAACGCGCAGTGCTTTGGGCAGGCCACCTCCGCCAGCGCGGCCGAGCTGCAGCAGATGGAGCGCGGCcatgggctggggcaggagctggggctggcgGCCAGCGAGCCCCGCAGGCAGCTCCGAGCCTCCAACCCCAGCTACAGGCAGCTGGCCCGGCACTTCGCCCTCTGCCACGCTCTGTCCTCGCTGTGCAACCTCCTCTGCGTGGTGTGCAATGCACTGAGCCTGTGGCACCTGGcggcacagctccctgccctctgA